Proteins found in one Terribacillus sp. DMT04 genomic segment:
- the ezrA gene encoding septation ring formation regulator EzrA gives MPYIIGGIIVIIALIILGLIMRKRVYDEVDRLESWKLDITNRNVSEELAKVKALNLSGETQEKFESWKERWDHIVTKELPDTEEALFDAEEGADRYRFKKARQHLQQVQDILTQVEEKIEEMFRELDHLLASEEEARKQAEELQPTLQGLKRTISQQRHQFGKADVRFEAAIAEQIAQLAAYHALIESGNYFEANQLIMDVKEKTETLAAEIEAFPTAYKQVKQDLPAQISDLLGGIREMKQDGYRVHHLGFEDELKKENERLGHLIQQLESGDAEETKLVIPALESRIKEMYQLLENEAVAKNYVDSKFDQYVQTVEKKAEAFLETKEEVDLLRESYFFTDNDVEFHVKLESKISRLAHQLDNLQQEIDDDQFSHAKLKEELEAGFRELSAIEEEHEVIREKIKTLRKDELDAKEKIADMRQKLYDVNRKLQKSNIPGVPQEVWKMVEESQEKTSQAMEILDGHPLDMAEVSTTLQQAEEVSNATVEKIELLLEQAYLAEVVIQYSNRYRSQYPMLAAEMLEAEKLFREYQYEQALERAARALQDIEPKALERLEKHIKVPS, from the coding sequence TTGCCGTACATCATCGGAGGAATTATAGTAATCATCGCCCTTATTATCCTGGGGCTGATTATGAGAAAGCGGGTTTATGATGAAGTGGATCGGCTCGAGAGCTGGAAACTGGACATTACAAACCGCAATGTATCAGAAGAATTAGCAAAAGTGAAAGCGTTGAACCTATCTGGGGAGACACAGGAAAAATTTGAATCGTGGAAGGAACGCTGGGATCATATCGTGACGAAAGAGCTTCCAGATACAGAAGAGGCTCTTTTTGATGCGGAAGAAGGAGCGGACCGCTACCGTTTCAAGAAAGCGAGACAGCATCTGCAGCAAGTGCAGGATATCCTTACTCAGGTAGAAGAGAAAATTGAAGAGATGTTCCGCGAGCTTGATCATCTGCTTGCTTCAGAAGAAGAAGCTCGGAAACAGGCCGAGGAATTGCAGCCGACATTACAGGGGCTGAAACGCACCATTTCGCAGCAGCGTCATCAATTTGGTAAAGCGGATGTGCGCTTTGAAGCAGCGATTGCAGAGCAAATCGCACAGCTGGCTGCTTATCATGCACTAATTGAATCTGGAAACTACTTTGAAGCCAATCAGCTTATTATGGACGTTAAGGAAAAGACAGAAACGCTAGCAGCAGAGATTGAAGCGTTCCCTACAGCCTATAAGCAGGTAAAACAAGATTTGCCGGCACAAATTTCCGACCTTTTAGGAGGAATCCGGGAAATGAAACAAGATGGATATCGTGTCCATCATCTTGGTTTTGAAGACGAATTGAAAAAAGAAAATGAACGGCTTGGACATTTGATTCAGCAGCTGGAATCCGGAGACGCAGAGGAGACGAAATTAGTTATTCCTGCTTTAGAAAGCCGAATCAAAGAAATGTACCAGCTTCTGGAAAATGAAGCTGTGGCGAAGAACTATGTCGATTCGAAGTTTGATCAGTATGTTCAAACGGTTGAAAAGAAGGCAGAGGCATTTCTTGAAACGAAAGAAGAAGTTGATCTGCTGCGAGAGTCTTATTTCTTTACAGACAATGATGTAGAGTTTCATGTAAAACTTGAATCTAAGATTTCCAGGCTGGCGCATCAGCTTGATAACTTACAACAAGAAATTGACGACGATCAGTTTTCACATGCAAAACTAAAAGAAGAGTTAGAAGCAGGGTTCCGGGAACTAAGTGCAATTGAAGAAGAGCATGAAGTAATTCGAGAGAAGATAAAGACGCTTCGCAAAGATGAATTGGATGCCAAAGAGAAGATTGCTGATATGCGTCAGAAGCTTTACGATGTAAATCGGAAGCTGCAAAAAAGCAATATTCCTGGAGTACCGCAAGAAGTTTGGAAGATGGTAGAAGAAAGTCAGGAGAAAACTTCTCAAGCAATGGAAATACTTGATGGGCATCCGCTTGATATGGCGGAAGTTAGTACGACTTTGCAGCAAGCAGAAGAAGTAAGCAATGCAACTGTTGAGAAAATTGAACTTCTGCTCGAACAAGCTTATTTAGCAGAAGTAGTCATCCAATACTCCAACCGATATCGGAGTCAATATCCAATGCTGGCGGCTGAAATGCTGGAAGCGGAGAAGTTATTCCGGGAATATCAATATGAGCAGGCTTTAGAGCGTGCGGCGCGTGCCTTGCAAGATATAGAACCGAAAGCATTGGAACGCTTGGAAAAACATATCAAGGTTCCCAGCTGA
- the ytfJ gene encoding GerW family sporulation protein, which yields MGDHPIQGLMKTAMENLKEMIDVNTIVGDPVETPDGSIILTVSRVGFGFAAGGSEFEGSSSQGKSENNELPFGGGSGGGVSITPIAFLIVGHKGVKMIHLDEQTHLYEKLIEAAPAAVEKIQEMLKQNPKQKKQQKPQRFDDETVY from the coding sequence ATGGGAGACCATCCAATTCAAGGGTTAATGAAAACTGCAATGGAAAATCTAAAAGAAATGATTGATGTTAATACAATTGTTGGCGATCCGGTTGAAACGCCGGATGGGAGTATTATTTTAACTGTATCACGTGTTGGTTTCGGTTTTGCAGCCGGAGGAAGCGAGTTTGAGGGAAGCAGTTCCCAAGGAAAAAGTGAAAATAATGAGCTGCCATTTGGCGGAGGAAGCGGTGGCGGTGTCTCGATCACACCGATAGCTTTCTTAATTGTAGGTCATAAAGGCGTGAAAATGATTCATCTGGATGAACAGACTCATCTTTATGAAAAACTGATTGAGGCGGCTCCGGCAGCAGTAGAGAAGATCCAAGAAATGCTGAAACAAAATCCTAAGCAAAAGAAGCAGCAAAAGCCCCAGCGCTTTGATGATGAGACCGTGTATTAG
- the refZ gene encoding forespore capture DNA-binding protein RefZ: MKKNDTKQKVMDAACQLFYTKGYHGTSVRDIAGKASVNVSLINYYYKSKQGLLEAAVVLYYEDYLAYLDQVTPAQQDNASIYLKRLIEAIIQYKLTRNQFSAFIQRELMLDSIFVREMAVTYLAKETHILKQAFRDYLEMHDIREREGVYLYMQLSGMLAAPFTMSKEMKGVLVTEESRAYFCSMYTSSIHHWLDTLATVSSHRLRAVSAN, translated from the coding sequence TTGAAAAAAAATGACACGAAACAGAAAGTGATGGACGCTGCTTGTCAATTGTTCTACACAAAAGGCTATCATGGGACATCCGTCCGCGATATTGCGGGAAAAGCTTCGGTCAATGTCTCCTTAATTAACTATTATTATAAAAGCAAGCAAGGTCTTTTGGAAGCAGCTGTCGTGTTGTATTACGAAGACTATCTGGCTTATCTGGATCAAGTTACGCCTGCTCAGCAGGATAACGCCAGTATCTATCTGAAACGATTAATTGAAGCAATTATACAATATAAGCTTACTCGCAATCAATTCTCTGCTTTTATCCAGCGCGAACTAATGCTGGATTCCATCTTTGTCCGAGAAATGGCTGTCACGTACTTGGCAAAAGAGACCCATATACTAAAACAAGCGTTTAGGGACTATTTGGAGATGCATGACATACGGGAACGTGAAGGTGTTTACCTCTATATGCAGCTGTCAGGTATGCTGGCAGCTCCATTTACGATGAGTAAAGAGATGAAAGGTGTGTTGGTCACAGAGGAATCCCGTGCTTACTTCTGTTCGATGTATACGTCAAGCATTCACCATTGGCTCGATACATTGGCGACCGTCTCCTCCCATCGTTTACGGGCTGTCTCAGCCAATTAA
- the thiI gene encoding tRNA uracil 4-sulfurtransferase ThiI has protein sequence MQYDHILIRYGEMALKGKNRKHFTRQLEHNVKDQIRSYRKAKVERTRDRMYIHLHGEDHEPIVEACRHIFGIHSFSLAIRTANEELAIKQAALQLLLDNPAGTSFKISCRRTNKKFPIDSQEMNQRIGAYVLQNSEGYPVDVHKPGVDIMVEIREQATYVTGQKIKGPGGLPAGSSGKTLLMLSGGIDSPVAGYLAMKRGVEIEAIHFHSPPYTNERAKQKVIDLAQTLSKFGAKVKIHVVPFTDLQVKVHQEIPFGYSMTVMRRMMLKISERIAEQNGILSLTSGESLGQVASQTMESMHTINEVTNYPILRPLITMDKSEIIDIAKQIDTYDISTRPYDDCCTVFVPDSPKTKPRREKVHLYEGTIDFSSEIEKAVKGTEIITAVPELEEKAPFADLL, from the coding sequence ATGCAATATGATCATATATTAATACGTTACGGAGAAATGGCACTAAAGGGAAAGAACCGGAAGCATTTTACCAGACAGCTGGAGCATAATGTGAAAGATCAAATTAGATCTTATCGAAAAGCGAAAGTGGAGCGTACGCGCGATCGTATGTATATCCATCTGCACGGGGAAGACCATGAACCTATCGTGGAAGCATGCCGTCATATTTTCGGTATTCACAGCTTTAGTTTGGCAATACGGACAGCGAATGAAGAACTGGCAATCAAACAAGCCGCGCTTCAGCTGCTGCTCGACAACCCGGCAGGCACCTCTTTCAAGATATCGTGCCGCCGGACGAATAAGAAATTCCCGATTGACTCGCAAGAAATGAATCAGCGTATTGGCGCATACGTTTTGCAAAACAGTGAAGGTTATCCTGTGGACGTTCATAAGCCTGGTGTTGATATTATGGTTGAAATTCGCGAGCAAGCAACTTATGTAACAGGGCAAAAGATAAAAGGGCCTGGCGGATTGCCAGCTGGAAGCTCAGGAAAGACACTATTGATGCTCTCTGGCGGAATAGACAGCCCAGTAGCTGGATATTTGGCTATGAAACGTGGTGTTGAGATTGAAGCAATTCATTTTCATTCCCCTCCTTATACAAACGAACGAGCGAAGCAGAAAGTCATTGATTTGGCCCAGACGCTTTCTAAATTTGGAGCGAAAGTAAAAATTCATGTTGTACCATTTACCGATTTACAGGTGAAAGTACATCAAGAAATTCCTTTCGGTTACAGCATGACCGTTATGCGCCGTATGATGCTCAAAATAAGTGAGCGGATTGCGGAACAAAACGGTATCTTGTCTTTAACATCTGGAGAAAGCCTCGGTCAAGTTGCCAGTCAGACGATGGAAAGTATGCATACGATTAACGAAGTAACGAATTATCCCATTTTGCGACCGCTTATTACAATGGACAAGTCAGAGATCATCGATATTGCAAAGCAAATAGACACCTATGACATATCCACGCGTCCTTACGATGACTGCTGTACCGTTTTCGTGCCAGACTCACCAAAAACAAAGCCTCGTCGTGAGAAAGTGCATTTGTATGAAGGCACAATTGATTTCTCATCGGAGATTGAAAAAGCCGTAAAAGGAACGGAAATTATTACGGCTGTTCCTGAGCTGGAAGAAAAAGCACCATTCGCTGATTTGCTGTAA
- a CDS encoding class I SAM-dependent methyltransferase produces MEQQNVEKVYQALDHMAESLETRENIAYLDALGAAMEYIIDRETELTDQPLVKQQLDKHAAIFDKQGYKKEEVRKGIQLAILKGMKGATQQQHMLTPDTVAMLIGYLTNKLVGKNDNFRLFDPAVGTGNLLTAVLNQVEKEVQAYGSDVDPTLIQLAVMSANMQERQIEFFHQDSLRPFLLEPVDLVVSDLPVGYYPDDVQAAQYELKAEEGHSYSHHLFIEQSLHYTKEGGYLLFVVPNFLFESDQARSLHAFLQEHAHIVGLLQFPDSMFKNESQAKSVLILQKKGTLTTAPKQALLVQLPSFKNPNAMSNVLKQINDWFDNELSGLKN; encoded by the coding sequence GTGGAACAACAAAATGTAGAAAAAGTGTACCAGGCGCTAGACCACATGGCTGAGTCACTGGAAACACGTGAAAACATAGCTTATCTTGATGCACTAGGTGCAGCAATGGAATATATAATTGATCGCGAAACGGAGCTTACAGATCAGCCGCTCGTTAAGCAGCAGCTGGATAAACATGCCGCCATTTTCGATAAACAAGGCTATAAGAAAGAAGAAGTTCGAAAAGGAATTCAGCTCGCAATTCTGAAAGGCATGAAAGGGGCAACACAGCAGCAGCACATGCTGACACCTGACACCGTTGCCATGCTAATTGGGTATTTGACGAATAAACTAGTTGGGAAAAATGATAATTTCCGTTTGTTTGATCCAGCAGTTGGAACAGGTAATTTGCTCACAGCTGTGCTCAACCAAGTAGAAAAAGAAGTACAAGCATACGGAAGTGATGTTGATCCAACCTTGATTCAGCTGGCGGTAATGAGTGCGAATATGCAGGAAAGGCAAATTGAATTTTTCCATCAAGACAGCTTACGCCCATTTTTGCTGGAGCCAGTTGACCTTGTTGTAAGTGATTTGCCAGTAGGTTATTACCCTGATGATGTCCAGGCAGCTCAGTATGAGTTGAAGGCAGAAGAAGGACATTCGTATTCTCACCATTTATTCATCGAGCAAAGCTTGCATTACACGAAAGAAGGCGGCTACCTGCTCTTTGTCGTTCCAAATTTCTTATTTGAAAGTGACCAAGCTCGCTCCTTGCACGCATTCCTGCAGGAGCATGCACATATTGTCGGATTGCTGCAGTTCCCTGATAGTATGTTCAAAAATGAATCTCAGGCGAAAAGCGTTTTGATTTTGCAGAAAAAGGGGACGCTAACAACAGCGCCGAAGCAAGCGCTACTCGTGCAGCTACCTTCGTTTAAAAATCCAAATGCCATGTCCAATGTCCTGAAGCAGATCAATGATTGGTTCGATAACGAGTTATCTGGTTTAAAAAACTAA
- a CDS encoding response regulator: MIKVLIVEDDPMVSELNKRYVKQMSGFAAVGAVQNYKDALDFIQQNDVDLLLLDVYMKGKNGIELLKETRKRDYQVDAIIISAASEKPMIREALQYGAVDYLIKPFEFDRFQHALSGYRKRQLIFSNKEEMTQQELDNQLLLLPEQEQMMQLPKGLTRSTLKVVWNSILTFRYNFFTTEDIANETEMSQVSVRKYLKFLEDVQLLEVEMHYGSIGRPVFKYRVNANTSHHISQYI; this comes from the coding sequence ATGATTAAAGTACTCATTGTAGAAGATGACCCGATGGTTAGTGAATTAAATAAACGCTATGTGAAACAAATGAGCGGTTTTGCGGCAGTAGGTGCTGTTCAAAATTACAAGGACGCGCTTGATTTTATTCAGCAAAACGATGTAGACTTGCTGCTTTTGGACGTTTATATGAAAGGCAAGAATGGAATTGAATTACTTAAAGAAACACGAAAACGGGACTATCAAGTGGACGCTATTATCATTTCAGCTGCCAGTGAAAAACCAATGATCCGGGAAGCACTGCAGTATGGAGCTGTAGACTATCTGATAAAACCATTTGAATTTGATCGGTTCCAGCATGCATTAAGCGGCTATCGCAAGCGCCAGCTTATCTTTAGCAACAAAGAAGAAATGACCCAGCAAGAACTGGATAATCAGCTTCTGCTGCTGCCGGAACAGGAACAAATGATGCAGCTGCCGAAAGGACTCACCAGAAGTACTTTGAAGGTAGTATGGAATAGCATCCTCACTTTCCGTTACAACTTTTTCACCACAGAAGATATTGCCAACGAAACCGAAATGTCTCAAGTATCGGTACGAAAATACTTGAAGTTCTTGGAAGATGTACAGCTGTTGGAAGTGGAAATGCATTATGGCAGTATCGGACGACCAGTATTTAAATATCGCGTTAATGCCAATACATCGCATCATATCAGTCAATATATTTAA
- a CDS encoding alpha/beta-type small acid-soluble spore protein, translating into MANNNSSNQLVVPQAQQALDQMKYEIAQEFGVQLGGSETSRANGSVGGEITKRLVRTAQEQLNR; encoded by the coding sequence ATGGCTAACAACAACTCAAGCAATCAGCTAGTAGTACCTCAAGCGCAGCAAGCTCTAGATCAAATGAAGTACGAAATTGCACAGGAATTCGGTGTACAGCTTGGCGGAAGCGAAACTTCTCGTGCCAACGGTTCTGTTGGAGGAGAAATCACAAAACGTCTAGTACGTACAGCACAAGAGCAATTAAACAGATAA
- a CDS encoding 2-hydroxycarboxylate transporter family protein — translation MEMKSHTSDNHSHDNKPKGFKKVMDWKVGVIPLPVYIVLAIIVLIAAYTNQLPTDMIGGFAVIMVIGVLLGDIGQRIPYFNSIGGPAILSLFVPSVLVFYNTLSSTTLEAVDQLMTSSGSNFLYFYIACLVVGSILGMNRTVLIQGFIRMFIPLVTGTIAAVTVGTLVGMLFGYSAHHAFFYIVVPIIAGGIGEGILPLSAGYAGILGGGAGEYVSQLIPAAIIGNVCAIIIAGLMKKLGEKRPELAGHDKLVRSEKGDKVLEAAKQNTNKSIDFSLMGAGLLVAMSLFVLGGVVEHWIHVFAGFTLSGAIIMIVAATIIKSGNLLPEKLQTGAQQLYKFVSTAFTWPLMVGLGIVFIPLEDVASVFTIGFAVTCMSVVIAMAATGYFVGKLMKMYPVESCIVTACHSGLGGTGDVAILSASGRMALMPFAQISTRLGGAATVIGATALMHFVS, via the coding sequence ATGGAAATGAAATCGCATACAAGCGATAACCATTCTCATGACAATAAGCCAAAAGGCTTTAAAAAAGTCATGGATTGGAAAGTTGGTGTTATACCACTTCCTGTGTATATAGTTTTAGCTATTATTGTACTTATTGCTGCATACACAAACCAATTACCTACTGACATGATTGGCGGATTTGCTGTCATCATGGTAATCGGAGTGCTGCTAGGGGATATTGGGCAGCGAATTCCGTATTTCAACAGCATCGGAGGACCAGCAATTCTATCGTTGTTCGTTCCTTCTGTACTTGTGTTTTATAACACATTAAGCTCAACAACATTGGAAGCTGTCGATCAGCTGATGACTTCAAGCGGATCAAACTTCCTTTATTTCTACATCGCATGTCTTGTAGTAGGTAGTATTCTTGGAATGAATCGGACAGTCCTTATTCAAGGCTTCATCCGCATGTTCATCCCATTGGTTACAGGAACTATTGCTGCCGTAACAGTTGGTACCCTAGTTGGTATGCTGTTCGGATACAGTGCACATCACGCTTTCTTCTATATCGTTGTACCAATCATTGCTGGTGGTATCGGTGAAGGTATCCTTCCTTTATCTGCAGGTTATGCAGGTATTCTTGGCGGTGGCGCTGGAGAATATGTTTCTCAGCTTATCCCTGCTGCGATCATCGGTAACGTTTGTGCGATCATTATCGCTGGTTTGATGAAAAAGCTTGGTGAAAAACGTCCGGAACTTGCTGGACATGACAAACTTGTTCGCTCTGAAAAAGGCGATAAAGTATTGGAAGCTGCTAAACAGAACACAAATAAATCAATTGATTTCAGCTTGATGGGAGCGGGTCTCCTTGTTGCAATGAGTTTGTTTGTTCTTGGTGGAGTAGTAGAACATTGGATTCATGTATTCGCTGGATTTACTTTATCCGGAGCAATTATCATGATCGTTGCTGCTACAATTATTAAATCTGGGAACTTACTTCCGGAGAAACTGCAAACTGGTGCACAGCAGCTGTACAAGTTTGTATCTACTGCCTTCACATGGCCGCTAATGGTCGGTTTGGGGATTGTCTTCATTCCACTTGAAGATGTAGCAAGCGTATTCACAATTGGCTTTGCTGTAACATGTATGTCTGTTGTTATCGCAATGGCTGCAACAGGTTACTTTGTCGGTAAATTGATGAAGATGTACCCAGTTGAGTCTTGTATCGTAACAGCTTGTCACAGTGGACTGGGCGGAACAGGTGACGTTGCGATCCTATCTGCATCTGGTCGTATGGCTTTAATGCCATTCGCACAGATCTCCACTCGTCTTGGTGGTGCTGCAACAGTTATTGGTGCAACAGCATTGATGCATTTCGTCTCTTAA
- the dcuS gene encoding DcuS/MalK family sensor histidine kinase — protein sequence MKQKIKLRTQMTALVFVVVILAVTTTFIMIGIETSQNIKSQERAQVLQTAKLMAVDPSVVQAADQQDSEMLQQFTQQAMQITNADFVVVMNMDGIRLSHPDPDKIGDPFVGGDEKSALAGEESVSKGKGTLGLSLRAFSPIYNEQGEQVGVVAVGITMNELNEIIRSNRMPLYLATVLSLLIGLIGAVLLARKIKQIMHGMEPDEIAALLSERIAMLESIKDGMVAVDTKGKIQMVNKEAKRLLEEMGISGELKGRQVDDVLPVTKLHQVIAWNKPIIGRQVEHNGLALVMNEIPIQLKGNTAGAIATFIDRTEYNHLNEKLTDTMLYADALRAQTHDFMNKLHVILGLLELEDYDQLERYVKNVAGKERSATIAMIHYLKNPILAGFLLGKKSYMAENGVQLEVDCSDTIPNTSEKTNQMLITILGNLMNNAVDAVDQQPEKRVQLSMKFSDGQLFLELTDTGKGISQEQQETIFKQGVSTKGSDRGFGLYQVEDYVQKLGGYLVLTSELGEGTTFSLQLPYDIQEDAIND from the coding sequence TTGAAACAAAAGATAAAGCTGCGGACGCAAATGACCGCACTCGTTTTTGTCGTTGTTATACTTGCTGTCACAACGACATTTATTATGATTGGAATAGAGACAAGCCAGAATATCAAGTCCCAAGAACGGGCGCAAGTGCTACAAACAGCCAAGCTGATGGCGGTTGATCCGTCCGTAGTTCAAGCGGCAGATCAACAAGATTCAGAAATGCTTCAGCAGTTTACGCAACAAGCAATGCAAATCACAAACGCTGATTTTGTTGTTGTCATGAACATGGACGGAATTCGTTTAAGTCATCCAGATCCAGATAAAATAGGGGATCCTTTTGTCGGAGGAGATGAAAAATCGGCTTTGGCAGGAGAAGAATCCGTCTCAAAAGGAAAAGGAACGCTAGGGTTAAGTCTGCGTGCCTTTTCGCCGATTTATAATGAGCAAGGAGAACAAGTCGGAGTTGTGGCTGTCGGAATCACCATGAATGAATTGAATGAGATTATCCGCAGCAACCGTATGCCATTGTATTTAGCGACGGTATTAAGTCTTTTAATCGGACTTATTGGAGCAGTGCTGCTTGCGCGGAAAATCAAGCAAATCATGCACGGCATGGAGCCAGATGAAATTGCTGCGCTTCTTAGTGAGCGAATTGCCATGCTCGAATCCATTAAAGATGGTATGGTAGCTGTTGATACAAAAGGTAAGATTCAAATGGTCAATAAAGAAGCTAAAAGATTGCTGGAAGAGATGGGAATCAGCGGAGAGCTGAAAGGCCGGCAAGTGGATGATGTGCTTCCTGTCACAAAGCTTCATCAAGTTATTGCTTGGAACAAACCGATAATTGGTCGTCAAGTAGAGCATAACGGTCTCGCGCTCGTAATGAACGAAATCCCAATCCAGCTCAAAGGAAACACAGCAGGCGCTATTGCTACATTTATTGACCGGACAGAATACAATCATTTAAATGAAAAGCTCACAGATACCATGCTGTATGCAGATGCCCTGCGAGCGCAGACGCATGACTTTATGAACAAGCTGCATGTTATACTTGGGCTTTTAGAACTGGAAGATTATGACCAGCTCGAACGTTATGTGAAAAATGTTGCCGGTAAAGAACGATCCGCTACGATTGCGATGATTCACTATTTGAAGAATCCAATATTAGCTGGTTTCCTATTAGGAAAAAAGAGCTATATGGCGGAAAATGGCGTACAGCTTGAAGTGGATTGCAGCGATACAATACCAAATACTTCAGAAAAAACAAATCAAATGCTAATTACGATTTTAGGTAATCTCATGAATAATGCTGTAGACGCAGTCGATCAGCAGCCGGAAAAACGTGTCCAGCTGTCGATGAAGTTTTCTGATGGCCAGCTATTTCTTGAGCTGACCGATACAGGCAAAGGAATTAGTCAAGAACAGCAGGAAACGATTTTTAAACAAGGTGTTTCTACTAAAGGTAGCGACCGTGGTTTCGGACTATATCAAGTGGAAGACTATGTGCAGAAGTTGGGCGGCTACCTTGTCCTGACAAGTGAACTAGGTGAAGGGACGACGTTTAGTCTCCAGCTGCCGTATGATATACAGGAGGATGCAATAAATGATTAA
- a CDS encoding cysteine desulfurase family protein: MIYFDNSATTRPHRDALSSYTEAAQTYFANPSSLHRMGGKAEQLLTACRKQAAQLLRVGENEIIFTSGGTEGNNLAIKGTAFRKKRIGNHIITTTVEHPSVLETCAELEKQGFQVTYVDVDKYGYVTADKIRAAITDKTILVSVMHVNNEIGTIQPIQTIGKMLTEYPNISFHVDYVQGAGKVELDLKKSHIHLCTLSAHKFHGMKGSGILFKDKDIFIAPQLSGGGQEQALRSGTENVPGITAMVKAFRLATENVQNQPARLFELREKLWEGLAEMEDVILHSPPAGAPHIVNFSVPGLKPEVLVHALGEKDIYVSTKSACSSKNSDASAVLLACGVPEAQAESAIRVSFSYDNTMEEVKYFLVVLQEALTQLKKVMR; this comes from the coding sequence ATGATCTACTTTGATAATAGTGCGACCACCAGACCGCATCGAGATGCGCTGTCTAGCTATACCGAAGCGGCGCAGACGTATTTCGCTAATCCGTCTTCTCTTCATCGTATGGGCGGCAAAGCAGAACAGCTGTTGACTGCTTGCCGCAAACAGGCAGCACAACTGCTCCGTGTTGGAGAAAATGAGATTATTTTCACCTCGGGCGGTACAGAGGGAAATAATCTGGCGATAAAAGGAACAGCATTCCGAAAGAAAAGAATCGGAAATCACATCATTACGACAACGGTGGAGCATCCTTCGGTTCTGGAAACATGTGCGGAACTAGAAAAACAAGGCTTCCAAGTGACGTATGTAGATGTGGATAAATACGGGTATGTTACAGCAGATAAAATTAGAGCTGCCATTACAGACAAAACAATACTGGTAAGTGTCATGCACGTGAACAATGAGATTGGGACAATTCAGCCAATTCAAACCATCGGCAAGATGCTGACAGAATATCCGAATATCTCCTTTCATGTGGATTATGTTCAAGGAGCGGGAAAGGTAGAACTGGATCTGAAGAAAAGCCATATTCATCTTTGTACACTATCTGCGCATAAGTTTCATGGCATGAAAGGAAGCGGCATACTTTTTAAAGACAAAGATATATTTATTGCGCCGCAGCTTTCCGGAGGCGGACAGGAACAGGCATTGCGTTCCGGAACCGAAAATGTACCGGGCATAACAGCTATGGTAAAGGCTTTCCGTTTGGCGACGGAAAATGTACAGAATCAGCCAGCTCGTTTATTTGAATTGCGGGAAAAACTATGGGAAGGGCTTGCGGAAATGGAAGATGTTATCCTTCATTCTCCACCCGCTGGTGCACCGCATATCGTTAATTTCTCTGTACCTGGGTTAAAGCCGGAAGTACTTGTTCATGCACTTGGGGAGAAAGATATTTATGTATCAACCAAGTCGGCTTGCTCGTCAAAAAACAGTGATGCCAGTGCTGTACTGCTGGCTTGCGGTGTTCCTGAAGCGCAGGCAGAATCAGCAATTCGTGTTAGTTTCTCTTATGACAACACGATGGAAGAAGTGAAATATTTCCTTGTAGTGCTGCAAGAAGCACTAACACAACTAAAGAAAGTGATGAGATAA
- a CDS encoding DUF2953 domain-containing protein — protein sequence MWMTIIIGAIIVLVLLIITLSANVMLHIYYEEKRWRMKVSIVGIVVYKKRFSQQKPIQSAAAEELKESLDTMTEDLRKLWHAFPYLLHITRTAELHQLRWHTTVGTADAASAAALAGVVWTFKGIVQQLISLHIKVNKPIDIQVNPVFHTAVFHSNFQCIVSFRTGKAIQAIISNVRR from the coding sequence ATGTGGATGACTATTATCATTGGCGCAATTATAGTATTGGTTCTTCTGATTATCACTTTATCAGCAAATGTTATGCTACATATTTATTACGAAGAAAAACGTTGGCGAATGAAAGTAAGTATAGTTGGAATAGTGGTGTATAAGAAACGGTTTTCCCAGCAAAAGCCAATTCAATCGGCAGCAGCTGAGGAACTGAAAGAATCACTTGATACAATGACAGAAGATCTGCGTAAGCTTTGGCACGCCTTTCCTTATTTGCTGCATATAACGAGGACAGCTGAATTACATCAATTACGCTGGCATACAACAGTTGGTACAGCGGATGCTGCATCTGCCGCCGCTTTGGCAGGCGTTGTCTGGACATTTAAAGGGATTGTACAGCAGCTTATATCGTTGCATATAAAAGTGAACAAGCCAATTGATATCCAAGTGAATCCGGTATTTCATACAGCTGTCTTCCATAGTAACTTTCAGTGCATAGTGTCTTTTCGTACTGGGAAAGCTATACAAGCTATTATATCCAATGTCAGAAGATAG